A portion of the Candidatus Bathyarchaeia archaeon genome contains these proteins:
- a CDS encoding nucleotide sugar dehydrogenase yields the protein MGDDKQQVCVVGLGRVGLPTACLLVEAGFEVIGVDSNPKLLEKIKEGTLPFLEPDLDVLLKNSIESGKFKVTVDLKDAVRQSNDIMITVPTLIDRRKNPNYSILKNVCKDIGSSMKRGTLLIVASTTGPGVTESIVKKTLEKESGLKAGTDFALAYSPVRASVGQVVRDLKSYRRLVSGIDKNSLKRAATIISAISEGAPIEVGSIKMAEAAKVFENTYRAVNIALANELAAFCEMEGLDYYEISAASNTQPFCHLHRPGIVGGECIPVNPYFLIAEAENTGTCLSIVTSALRRNEAMPRKVASHVAKVLKQCGKKLKRAKVLILGVSFKANVDDSRNSAARVLFRLLKGKGAVVYVWDPLFKTSELESLGFETTPSPDATLENVDCVIVSVGHDLFRQQKDMILHKLSQRAKVAVVDCSGSKIFSPRDSTENIICSCIGVGPT from the coding sequence ATGGGAGACGATAAACAGCAAGTTTGCGTGGTGGGTTTAGGGAGAGTTGGGCTTCCTACAGCTTGCCTACTCGTTGAGGCTGGCTTCGAAGTTATCGGTGTAGACTCTAACCCTAAACTCCTAGAAAAGATCAAGGAAGGTACGCTGCCATTTCTGGAACCTGACCTAGATGTACTCCTCAAAAATTCGATTGAAAGTGGAAAGTTTAAGGTCACAGTAGACCTGAAAGACGCGGTAAGGCAGTCTAATGACATAATGATAACAGTACCAACCCTCATCGACAGGAGGAAGAACCCGAATTACTCAATTTTGAAGAACGTCTGCAAAGATATAGGCTCATCTATGAAGAGAGGTACCCTGCTCATAGTTGCGAGCACCACCGGCCCCGGCGTGACTGAGTCGATCGTAAAGAAGACCTTAGAGAAGGAGTCAGGACTAAAAGCTGGAACCGATTTCGCTTTGGCCTACAGTCCTGTAAGGGCTTCTGTAGGTCAGGTTGTCAGAGACTTAAAAAGCTATAGACGGTTAGTTAGCGGGATTGACAAGAATAGCCTCAAGAGAGCGGCAACCATAATTTCCGCAATCTCCGAAGGCGCCCCTATTGAGGTGGGTAGTATTAAAATGGCTGAGGCAGCCAAGGTCTTCGAGAATACATATAGAGCTGTGAACATCGCCTTAGCGAATGAATTAGCAGCTTTCTGCGAGATGGAGGGTCTGGACTATTATGAGATCTCTGCTGCCTCTAACACTCAACCCTTCTGCCACCTACACAGACCAGGCATTGTGGGCGGCGAGTGTATTCCCGTGAATCCTTACTTCCTGATAGCTGAGGCAGAGAACACAGGTACATGCCTGTCAATAGTGACCTCCGCTCTTAGACGGAATGAAGCTATGCCTAGAAAGGTTGCCTCTCACGTTGCAAAAGTATTGAAACAGTGCGGAAAGAAGTTGAAGCGAGCCAAGGTGTTGATACTCGGGGTCTCCTTCAAGGCTAATGTGGATGACTCGCGAAACTCAGCCGCAAGGGTGCTGTTCAGGCTTTTAAAGGGAAAGGGGGCGGTTGTCTATGTTTGGGACCCCCTATTCAAGACGAGTGAACTTGAATCCTTAGGCTTCGAGACCACGCCCTCGCCGGATGCAACCTTGGAGAATGTTGACTGCGTAATTGTAAGCGTGGGTCACGACCTATTCAGGCAGCAGAAGGACATGATTCTACATAAGCTCTCGCAGAGAGCCAAGGTGGCAGTGGTGGACTGTAGCGGCTCAAAAATCTTCAGCCCCAGAGATTCTACAGAGAATATCATCTGCTCTTGCATTGGAGTCGGTCCGACCTAG
- the cysS gene encoding cysteine--tRNA ligase: MALRFFNTLSKRKEEFKPLRQGEVRVYTCGPTVYDYAHIGNFRTYVFQDLLRRWLEYRGYRVYQVMNLTDVDDKTIKKSRMEGLPLRQFTQKYIDAFFEDLEKLKIKKAEVYPRATEHLADMVNLIKSLLQSGYAYMGDDRSIYFDVSKFKGYGKLSGLKVGGLKAGARVKNDLYGKGEPRDFALWKAWSEEDGDVYWETELGKGRPGWHIECSAMSMKYLGETFDIHSGGIDLIFPHHENEIAQSEAATGKPLANYWLHCEHLLVDGRKMSKSLGNFYTLRDLLDKGYSPAAIRYVLLSTHYRRYLNFTFQSLDAATSTLERVGEFFTKLREASGGGRSREINGLLEAVERGFCEAMDDDLDINTALAHLFKFIRRVNVLLREGTVSKGDAEKIHSLMMSLNRVLGIIDGVPVAESLPEEILDMIKRREEARRRKDWATADQLRSLLQGRGIILEDTPTGVKVKKKF, encoded by the coding sequence ATGGCGTTGCGATTCTTCAACACCTTATCTAAGAGAAAAGAGGAGTTTAAACCTCTGAGGCAGGGGGAAGTCAGAGTTTACACCTGTGGCCCTACCGTATACGACTACGCACACATCGGAAACTTTAGAACCTACGTCTTCCAAGACCTTCTGAGGCGGTGGCTGGAGTATAGAGGATACAGAGTCTACCAGGTAATGAATCTTACCGACGTAGACGATAAGACGATAAAAAAATCGAGAATGGAGGGTCTCCCTCTTAGACAGTTTACTCAGAAATACATAGACGCCTTTTTTGAAGATTTAGAAAAGTTGAAGATAAAGAAGGCAGAAGTCTATCCGAGGGCAACCGAGCATTTAGCCGATATGGTTAACCTCATCAAGAGTCTCCTTCAAAGTGGATACGCTTACATGGGTGATGATCGCTCCATATACTTCGATGTATCGAAGTTCAAGGGGTATGGAAAACTTTCGGGGCTGAAAGTTGGAGGTCTCAAAGCTGGCGCTAGGGTCAAGAATGATTTGTATGGTAAGGGAGAGCCGCGAGACTTCGCGCTGTGGAAAGCTTGGAGTGAAGAAGACGGTGATGTATACTGGGAAACAGAGTTGGGGAAGGGTAGACCTGGGTGGCACATTGAGTGCTCGGCTATGTCCATGAAATATTTGGGGGAGACCTTCGATATCCATAGCGGAGGTATCGACCTCATCTTCCCACACCACGAGAATGAGATCGCTCAGAGTGAGGCCGCTACCGGTAAGCCCCTCGCCAACTACTGGCTCCACTGCGAGCACCTCTTGGTAGATGGGAGAAAGATGTCAAAGTCTCTCGGCAACTTCTACACTCTAAGAGATCTTCTAGATAAGGGCTACAGCCCGGCTGCTATACGTTACGTCTTACTCTCCACACACTACAGACGCTATCTCAACTTCACCTTCCAAAGCTTAGATGCTGCCACTAGCACTCTGGAAAGGGTGGGAGAATTTTTCACAAAGTTAAGGGAGGCAAGTGGTGGAGGAAGAAGTAGGGAGATTAATGGTCTATTGGAGGCTGTTGAACGTGGCTTCTGTGAAGCTATGGACGACGACCTTGACATAAACACAGCCCTTGCACACCTCTTCAAGTTCATACGGAGGGTAAATGTGCTCCTTAGAGAGGGTACGGTAAGTAAGGGCGATGCGGAAAAGATCCACAGTTTGATGATGTCTCTCAATAGAGTCCTCGGCATAATAGATGGAGTGCCAGTTGCCGAGAGCCTTCCGGAGGAGATTCTAGACATGATTAAAAGAAGGGAGGAGGCACGGCGGCGTAAAGATTGGGCTACGGCAGACCAGCTCAGATCGCTGCTGCAAGGTAGAGGCATCATCCTTGAGGACACTCCAACAGGAGTGAAAGTAAAGAAGAAGTTTTAA
- a CDS encoding phosphoribosylaminoimidazolesuccinocarboxamide synthase has protein sequence MEQEPVEGKISEGKTKIVYRSSEIDRVLLKFKDDLTALDGKKHALLPRKGAINAGISAKIFQLLNDSGIPTHYIRLCGSHLMEVRRLKMIPIEVVCRNIAAGHLVENLPIFKRGERLKEPIVEFYLKNDALHDPMLVDDHIVALGLANRREIARMKALTRRVNKILKKFMVERGLVLVDFKLEFGRDVEGALRVGDELNLDSMRLWDLETGASVDKDVYRQGAPLDSVEETYLKGYRYIVGEELK, from the coding sequence GTGGAACAAGAACCAGTGGAAGGAAAGATCTCCGAGGGGAAGACGAAGATCGTCTACCGAAGCTCAGAGATAGATAGGGTCCTACTCAAGTTCAAGGACGACCTCACAGCTCTCGACGGCAAGAAACATGCCCTCTTACCACGCAAAGGCGCCATCAACGCCGGTATATCGGCAAAAATCTTCCAGTTACTAAATGATAGCGGTATCCCCACACACTATATCAGACTTTGTGGCTCACACCTAATGGAGGTCCGAAGGTTGAAGATGATACCTATCGAGGTGGTCTGCCGTAACATTGCGGCCGGCCATCTCGTGGAGAATCTACCCATATTTAAGAGGGGTGAGAGATTGAAGGAGCCTATAGTTGAATTCTACCTAAAGAATGATGCACTTCACGACCCAATGCTGGTTGACGACCATATTGTTGCCTTAGGGTTAGCAAACCGGCGGGAGATAGCCCGGATGAAGGCTTTAACTAGGAGAGTCAATAAAATCCTTAAGAAGTTTATGGTAGAACGTGGATTGGTGCTTGTAGACTTCAAATTGGAGTTTGGTAGGGACGTGGAGGGCGCCCTAAGAGTAGGTGACGAGTTAAATCTAGACTCTATGAGACTTTGGGATTTGGAGACTGGGGCGAGTGTGGATAAGGATGTCTACAGGCAGGGGGCACCTCTAGACTCTGTGGAGGAAACCTACCTCAAAGGTTACAGATATATTGTAGGTGAGGAGTTAAAGTGA
- a CDS encoding carbohydrate kinase family protein — MSPEAICFGALNLDRLYRVERIAGGGEESFILDCEETPGGSAANTAVGMARLELKTGYIGKVASDREGEILLKSFRDEGVDTGGVIVSKSGRSGTVTGYIDKKGERALYVDPGVNDTLRFEEISLDYAGSAKLLHLTSFVGTIPFEAQKKLVKILPNIEVSFDPGEIYARKGLRALKPLVKRSRVIFPNENELKLLTGAGYVEGSRILLNEGADIVAVKLAERGCYVTDGKEAYLVEPNEVKVVDTTGAGDAFCAGFLYGLLNNKDLHTCGRIGNFVASRCIMRVGARAGLPKLADLRRLRFA, encoded by the coding sequence ATGAGCCCTGAAGCCATCTGTTTCGGCGCCTTGAACCTTGATAGACTCTATCGTGTAGAGAGGATAGCCGGTGGAGGAGAGGAGAGTTTTATTCTAGACTGTGAAGAGACACCTGGAGGCTCAGCTGCAAACACAGCCGTGGGCATGGCGAGATTGGAGTTAAAGACGGGGTATATAGGTAAAGTTGCCAGTGACCGCGAAGGTGAGATACTTCTGAAGAGCTTCAGGGATGAGGGAGTGGACACCGGCGGTGTTATAGTCTCGAAGAGTGGAAGGAGCGGCACTGTCACAGGCTACATAGACAAGAAGGGGGAGCGAGCCCTCTACGTAGACCCGGGTGTCAACGACACACTTAGGTTTGAAGAGATATCCTTAGATTATGCGGGTTCAGCGAAGCTTTTACACTTGACATCATTCGTCGGTACGATTCCCTTCGAAGCCCAGAAGAAGCTTGTCAAAATTCTGCCAAACATCGAAGTAAGCTTCGATCCTGGAGAGATCTATGCGAGGAAAGGACTGAGAGCATTAAAACCGCTAGTGAAGCGAAGCCGAGTCATCTTTCCAAACGAGAACGAGTTGAAGCTTCTCACAGGGGCGGGCTACGTGGAAGGCTCGCGGATCCTGTTGAACGAGGGGGCAGATATAGTCGCGGTGAAGCTGGCTGAGCGGGGATGCTATGTCACCGACGGGAAAGAAGCCTACTTGGTGGAGCCCAATGAGGTGAAAGTGGTGGACACTACTGGTGCGGGGGATGCTTTTTGCGCCGGCTTCCTTTATGGATTACTCAATAATAAAGATCTCCACACATGCGGGAGAATAGGGAACTTCGTTGCGTCACGTTGCATAATGAGAGTGGGCGCCCGCGCTGGGCTTCCTAAACTCGCAGACCTGCGGAGGTTGAGATTTGCTTGA
- a CDS encoding MoaD/ThiS family protein: MVIVKFIGGFKALTRLDSLELSDSEVNDVAAVLMKLVERFGSEFEDAIFDKELKNPRGRALILKNGREIGVLEGLRTRVESGDTLVIIPVVHGG, encoded by the coding sequence ATGGTCATTGTAAAGTTCATCGGCGGATTTAAGGCTCTCACACGTCTAGATTCCTTAGAGCTGTCTGACTCTGAAGTAAACGATGTAGCCGCTGTCCTTATGAAACTTGTAGAGAGATTTGGATCGGAGTTTGAGGATGCGATCTTTGATAAAGAACTGAAAAATCCACGGGGGCGTGCGCTAATACTCAAGAATGGGAGGGAGATAGGAGTGCTAGAGGGGTTGCGGACACGAGTTGAGAGCGGGGATACACTCGTTATCATACCGGTGGTTCACGGTGGGTAG
- the purF gene encoding amidophosphoribosyltransferase produces MPATRDGKTGATSKISQVGCWSLGTLKVGQHPRANFREVERRGLREACGVIGCNGTGPVAEKILFGLIALQHRGQESAGIAVGGRDCKLLCKKVLGLAGEGFTKEDLAQLEGTVGIGHVRYSTVGSSTLAEAQPCHLNGPRHGLALAYNGTLVNYLELRDLVLRQGKMLTSKSDAEILLHLLIDGINETGDVLGALGDALHVVEGGYSAVLVTGDGSLLAFRDPFGFKPLCYGTVAGSFISASESVAIDMCGGKLEGDIKPGEAVLVDGSKVVRKQFLPSPRRAHCMFEYVYFSRPDSIIEGQSVYEVRMRLGMNLAKNFSHEADVIIPVPDTSRPASEGASRISGIPTAEGLIKNRYIHRTFIMPKQSKREDAVKAKLNPLKSVLNGKRVMLIDDSIVRGTTLKNIVKMVRQAGARKVHVGITCPPIISPCFYGVDMSTHKELIAAGKDIDEICRQVGADSLCYQTIDGLVDAIKISRDDLCMACITGDYPTPKAQQIATRMKDIAAVSDYRYIEAV; encoded by the coding sequence ATGCCTGCCACCAGAGATGGTAAAACTGGGGCAACCTCAAAGATCTCACAAGTTGGCTGCTGGAGTTTGGGGACTCTCAAGGTGGGGCAGCACCCTAGAGCAAATTTTAGGGAGGTTGAGAGACGAGGTTTGAGGGAAGCCTGCGGCGTTATAGGGTGCAACGGTACAGGCCCTGTAGCTGAGAAGATTCTCTTCGGCCTTATTGCCCTACAACATAGAGGCCAAGAGTCCGCCGGTATTGCCGTTGGTGGGAGAGACTGTAAACTTCTCTGTAAGAAGGTTCTTGGCCTGGCAGGGGAAGGCTTCACCAAGGAAGACCTAGCCCAGTTAGAAGGCACTGTGGGGATAGGGCATGTTAGATACTCAACCGTCGGGAGTTCAACACTCGCGGAGGCACAGCCTTGCCACCTCAATGGCCCGAGGCACGGCCTAGCTCTAGCATACAACGGCACATTGGTAAACTATCTTGAACTGAGAGATCTGGTACTTCGTCAGGGAAAGATGCTGACTTCAAAGTCTGACGCTGAAATTCTATTGCATCTGCTGATAGATGGAATAAATGAGACGGGCGATGTGTTAGGAGCTCTTGGTGATGCTTTACATGTAGTTGAAGGCGGTTACTCTGCTGTTCTAGTAACCGGAGATGGCTCACTACTTGCTTTTAGGGACCCATTTGGCTTTAAACCTCTATGCTACGGAACCGTCGCCGGCTCCTTCATTAGTGCCTCGGAGAGCGTAGCCATAGATATGTGTGGCGGAAAGTTGGAGGGCGATATTAAGCCGGGGGAAGCTGTCCTCGTCGATGGCTCTAAAGTGGTGAGAAAGCAGTTTCTGCCGTCCCCTCGTAGAGCCCATTGCATGTTCGAGTATGTATACTTCAGCAGACCTGACTCCATAATAGAGGGACAATCAGTTTACGAAGTAAGAATGCGGCTTGGAATGAACTTGGCTAAAAACTTTAGCCACGAAGCCGACGTTATAATTCCTGTCCCAGACACTTCAAGGCCGGCTAGCGAAGGAGCCTCGAGGATAAGTGGTATACCTACCGCTGAAGGTCTCATAAAGAATCGTTACATACATAGAACCTTCATCATGCCTAAACAGAGCAAGCGTGAGGACGCTGTGAAGGCAAAGTTAAACCCACTCAAATCCGTCCTTAATGGAAAGAGAGTTATGCTAATAGACGACAGCATAGTTAGAGGAACGACCCTAAAGAACATTGTCAAAATGGTCAGGCAGGCCGGTGCACGGAAAGTCCATGTCGGCATAACATGCCCTCCAATAATCTCTCCTTGCTTCTACGGCGTAGACATGTCCACGCATAAGGAGCTCATCGCAGCTGGCAAAGACATAGATGAAATCTGTAGGCAAGTGGGTGCTGATTCGCTGTGTTACCAGACAATTGACGGCTTAGTGGACGCCATCAAAATCAGTAGGGACGATCTCTGCATGGCATGTATCACCGGCGACTACCCAACCCCCAAGGCTCAACAGATAGCTACTCGGATGAAAGATATAGCCGCCGTGAGTGATTATAGGTATATAGAGGCAGTTTAG
- a CDS encoding glycosyltransferase family 4 protein, with amino-acid sequence MKICAVSQSFFPHTGGVSYYLLWLGRKCRELNHELCVIHLKPAKAPPEEVVESIKVYRVPKTSLDSRILSGYTQFKELILKIFHGGELSEDKLINKHLYGFNDYFTINKFFSGQVREVYEKEHFDLLHVHDFQLLPLGSLLNDLTVPKIFTWHIPYTDKPSPQWRKFVVQYMTHYDRVVFSTRPYVAVAIQDGLSWDKAVCISPFVTVERVKGDFRSNYGIKPDERVILCVARIDPLKGQDRLIKALPIILKEIPNVRCVFVGDGSMTKEILKAEGKRRYEEELKSLVAELKLEAHVIFTGHISRRDLMTAYAAADVVVLPSIMEGFGLAVAEGMAFGKPVVGTATGGIMMQIWPGVNGFLVEPGNVKQLSEAILKILTDKKLSQKMGKKALQIFNSLFSLERGVRDNIELYEQVLGVEF; translated from the coding sequence GTGAAGATCTGCGCCGTAAGCCAGTCCTTTTTCCCCCACACTGGAGGTGTGTCATATTATCTTTTATGGCTAGGGCGAAAGTGTCGCGAGTTAAACCATGAACTCTGTGTGATCCACCTGAAACCTGCTAAGGCGCCGCCGGAGGAGGTAGTAGAAAGCATTAAAGTCTATAGAGTCCCGAAGACCAGTTTAGATTCGAGGATCCTTTCAGGATATACACAGTTTAAGGAGTTGATCTTGAAAATATTCCATGGGGGAGAGCTATCAGAGGATAAACTGATAAACAAACACCTTTACGGCTTCAACGATTACTTTACTATCAACAAGTTCTTTAGTGGGCAGGTGAGAGAAGTCTACGAGAAAGAACACTTCGACCTATTACATGTCCACGATTTCCAACTGCTCCCTTTAGGATCACTCCTCAACGATCTGACCGTGCCTAAAATCTTCACATGGCATATACCATACACCGATAAACCTTCACCACAGTGGAGGAAGTTTGTCGTCCAATACATGACGCATTACGATAGAGTAGTATTCTCAACGAGGCCCTACGTAGCTGTGGCTATACAAGACGGGCTCTCTTGGGATAAAGCCGTTTGCATAAGTCCCTTCGTCACCGTCGAGAGAGTCAAAGGTGACTTCCGTAGTAACTACGGGATTAAACCTGATGAACGTGTAATTCTATGCGTAGCTAGAATCGACCCACTTAAAGGCCAAGACCGGCTAATTAAGGCGTTACCTATAATCCTGAAAGAGATACCGAACGTCAGATGTGTCTTTGTGGGTGACGGGTCTATGACGAAAGAGATCCTGAAAGCTGAGGGGAAGAGGCGATATGAGGAGGAACTTAAAAGTTTGGTGGCAGAGTTAAAACTTGAAGCTCATGTGATCTTCACAGGTCATATCTCAAGAAGGGATCTTATGACGGCATACGCCGCGGCAGATGTAGTCGTCTTGCCCTCAATCATGGAGGGTTTCGGCTTAGCCGTAGCAGAGGGGATGGCTTTCGGGAAACCAGTCGTGGGAACTGCCACTGGTGGAATTATGATGCAGATTTGGCCGGGAGTCAATGGATTCCTCGTGGAGCCAGGCAACGTGAAGCAACTTTCTGAAGCCATACTCAAGATCCTCACAGATAAGAAGTTAAGCCAGAAAATGGGTAAGAAGGCGTTACAGATCTTTAACTCGCTCTTCAGCCTGGAGAGGGGCGTAAGAGATAACATAGAGCTTTACGAGCAGGTGTTGGGAGTTGAGTTCTAA
- a CDS encoding DUF354 domain-containing protein: MALIHIDILTPKQALLFDEVAKRLEASGHEILATTRRYREVEDLLRMRRRRAITVGEYGGATLEGKLEASLKRTLSLAKLLENRRPEVSLSFSSPEAARTNFGLGVPHIVVNDSPHSEAVAKLTIPLSRKLLTPYVIPLRLWLKLGASRDMIVRYKALDPIAWLRSYKVDPTVLEKLNLRADRPIITLRTEETYASYLLSESKKTQTFAIIEGLRRELKGEAQMVVIPRYDDHAPILKERFGGDIIIPEGTVDGPSLLAFTSIFIGGGGTMTAEAALMGVPSFSCYPSEPTSVESFLVKKGLIWHPTNAGVMVKMVRDVLRDLTRYKERSKAKAERLISQMEDPVEKIKNTVFEYMPSPARR, from the coding sequence TTGGCCCTGATTCACATAGACATCTTGACTCCTAAACAGGCGCTACTCTTCGACGAGGTTGCGAAGAGACTTGAAGCCTCAGGCCACGAGATTCTAGCTACCACCCGGCGCTACCGTGAAGTTGAAGACTTGCTCAGGATGAGGCGGAGGAGAGCCATAACTGTTGGAGAGTATGGGGGGGCGACTCTCGAAGGAAAACTAGAGGCTAGCCTCAAGCGTACGCTAAGTCTTGCAAAGCTGCTTGAAAATAGGAGACCTGAAGTTTCACTGTCATTCTCATCCCCTGAGGCTGCTAGGACAAATTTCGGTCTAGGGGTCCCTCACATAGTTGTCAACGATTCACCCCATTCAGAGGCTGTAGCGAAGCTTACCATACCCCTATCGAGGAAGCTTCTAACCCCCTACGTGATACCGTTACGCCTCTGGTTAAAGCTTGGAGCATCCAGAGATATGATTGTAAGATATAAGGCGTTAGACCCTATCGCTTGGTTGAGGAGCTACAAGGTTGACCCTACAGTTCTAGAGAAGCTAAATCTTCGTGCAGATAGACCGATTATAACCCTTCGAACGGAGGAGACCTACGCGTCTTATCTACTATCAGAATCTAAGAAGACCCAAACATTCGCGATCATTGAAGGCTTGAGGAGAGAACTTAAAGGAGAAGCCCAGATGGTAGTCATCCCCAGATATGACGATCACGCCCCAATATTGAAAGAAAGATTTGGAGGAGATATTATCATTCCTGAAGGAACGGTGGACGGCCCGAGCCTCTTAGCCTTCACCTCCATATTTATCGGGGGTGGAGGAACTATGACGGCAGAGGCAGCCTTAATGGGTGTGCCTTCTTTCTCTTGTTATCCCAGTGAGCCGACGAGTGTAGAAAGCTTCCTGGTGAAGAAGGGACTCATCTGGCACCCGACGAATGCCGGAGTTATGGTTAAGATGGTGAGAGACGTCCTGAGAGATCTCACTCGTTATAAGGAGAGGAGCAAGGCAAAAGCTGAGAGGTTGATCTCGCAGATGGAGGACCCTGTTGAGAAGATCAAGAATACCGTCTTTGAGTATATGCCATCTCCCGCCAGAAGATAG
- a CDS encoding formylmethanofuran--tetrahydromethanopterin N-formyltransferase — translation MVEIEDTYAEAFEGLYSRLIITAATEKLLKRAAYNSTALPSVVINRTEGGVEKWLGEGETPDGRKGAVVQFWGRLDENRFEGSVETFYKEISYRIRQGILVTPTTALFNATDSEFKIDTMRRIGHCGDGYEWEENYMGRRVIRIPLMMGDFIIERNIGYGRGVMGGNVWFLCADEKSALEAGYVALDAISRVDGVITPFDICSAGSKPETKYPEIGPTTNHPYCPTLRHKIKDSKVPNGVGSIPEIVINGITLDAVKKAMREAINAAKSVNGVVKISAGNYGGRLGKYKIPLRQII, via the coding sequence ATGGTCGAGATTGAAGACACATATGCGGAGGCATTTGAGGGATTATACTCGCGGCTAATAATCACCGCCGCAACAGAGAAGCTCCTAAAGAGAGCAGCCTATAACTCCACAGCATTACCTTCCGTGGTCATCAATCGAACCGAGGGCGGTGTCGAGAAGTGGTTGGGGGAAGGGGAAACCCCGGACGGGCGGAAGGGCGCAGTTGTGCAGTTCTGGGGTAGACTCGACGAGAATAGGTTTGAGGGTTCAGTTGAGACTTTCTACAAGGAGATCTCTTACCGAATACGCCAAGGGATACTCGTCACACCCACCACTGCCCTATTCAACGCCACAGATTCCGAGTTTAAGATCGATACTATGAGAAGAATAGGGCATTGTGGAGACGGCTACGAGTGGGAGGAAAATTACATGGGGCGCCGAGTCATCAGGATACCGTTAATGATGGGGGACTTCATTATAGAGCGTAATATAGGCTATGGACGGGGCGTAATGGGGGGAAACGTTTGGTTCCTTTGCGCGGATGAAAAGTCGGCTTTGGAGGCGGGTTATGTGGCATTAGACGCTATAAGCAGAGTTGATGGGGTAATCACACCTTTCGATATCTGCTCAGCTGGATCAAAACCTGAGACCAAATATCCCGAAATAGGCCCAACAACCAACCACCCTTACTGCCCAACCCTGAGACACAAAATAAAAGATTCAAAGGTTCCGAACGGGGTGGGCTCGATTCCTGAGATCGTGATCAACGGTATAACACTTGACGCCGTGAAGAAAGCAATGCGAGAAGCTATAAATGCGGCTAAAAGTGTGAATGGAGTGGTTAAGATCTCTGCGGGAAATTACGGGGGAAGACTTGGCAAGTATAAGATTCCACTAAGGCAGATAATATGA
- a CDS encoding phosphotransferase: MGLDLRSSMVEDYLSKLFGSRAEIREIRPLGVEKKLGGGLKEIKGFGYGIPYLIDLEVGGSMKSVVLETMRPSGGFGHDYPADRAQCLLLAHSTYNKLPRHVKSLDVGALTVGGSLKSIGDWTEFYILLEKVEGEEYSKDLERIAVSGSMTELDSARCKALSAYLAHIHAVRRSDPQLYRRRIRDLIGHGECIMGLIDSYPPNLDFVGEGELADIEARCVAWRWKIKNRHHRLCQVHGDFHPWNILFREGIDFTVLDRSRGEWGEPADDLAALSINYIFFSLQVYGALEGSFKDLFQKFIRGYLDETGDEEILEVVQPFFAWRALVLASPMWYPNLSLAVRRKILNFIHNILDIDRVDIGNINSYLRPP; encoded by the coding sequence ATGGGATTAGATCTACGCTCATCAATGGTGGAAGATTATCTCTCCAAGCTATTCGGGTCAAGGGCAGAGATACGTGAAATTAGGCCCCTAGGCGTCGAGAAGAAACTCGGCGGAGGGCTGAAGGAGATAAAAGGCTTCGGCTACGGTATCCCCTACCTGATAGATCTCGAGGTGGGCGGCTCTATGAAGAGTGTTGTCCTCGAGACTATGCGTCCAAGCGGCGGCTTCGGCCACGACTATCCTGCAGATAGAGCCCAGTGTCTCCTTCTTGCTCATTCAACTTATAACAAGCTACCGAGGCATGTTAAATCCCTAGACGTAGGCGCTCTCACCGTAGGCGGTTCACTAAAGTCTATTGGAGACTGGACGGAGTTTTACATACTCTTAGAGAAGGTGGAAGGTGAGGAGTATAGTAAGGATCTAGAAAGGATCGCTGTTAGTGGGTCCATGACTGAGCTTGATTCTGCAAGATGTAAAGCTCTCTCTGCATACTTGGCCCACATTCACGCGGTGAGAAGGTCAGATCCTCAACTTTACCGACGCCGAATTAGAGACCTCATCGGCCACGGTGAGTGTATAATGGGCTTGATCGACAGTTATCCCCCTAACCTAGACTTCGTCGGCGAAGGTGAGCTGGCTGACATAGAGGCGCGGTGTGTGGCTTGGAGGTGGAAGATAAAGAACAGGCATCATAGACTCTGCCAGGTTCATGGCGACTTCCATCCTTGGAACATTTTGTTCAGGGAAGGGATTGACTTCACAGTCCTCGACCGGAGTCGCGGGGAGTGGGGTGAGCCGGCGGACGATCTAGCCGCCCTCAGTATAAACTACATATTCTTCTCACTTCAGGTGTATGGAGCCTTGGAGGGATCCTTCAAAGACCTATTCCAGAAATTCATTAGAGGTTATTTGGACGAGACAGGGGACGAGGAGATCTTAGAAGTAGTCCAACCTTTCTTCGCTTGGAGGGCACTAGTTCTCGCAAGCCCAATGTGGTATCCAAACTTAAGCCTAGCAGTACGGAGGAAGATCTTAAACTTTATTCATAACATACTGGACATTGACCGGGTTGACATAGGTAACATTAACTCCTACCTCAGGCCACCGTGA